The Nostoc sp. 'Lobaria pulmonaria (5183) cyanobiont' genome window below encodes:
- a CDS encoding CIS tube protein yields the protein MASPAIIVIQKLQPQLEKAKLIAHNGEAPNIEFMFNPTDISFTRTVKWESQQGNRGTELLPKVNFSGVEPYKFTLKQLLYDTYETKESVMKKYKVGKTDKPKSPK from the coding sequence ATGGCAAGTCCAGCAATTATTGTTATTCAAAAGCTTCAACCGCAACTTGAGAAAGCAAAACTTATAGCTCATAACGGTGAAGCACCAAATATTGAATTCATGTTTAATCCCACAGACATTAGTTTTACTCGAACTGTTAAATGGGAGAGTCAACAAGGTAATAGAGGTACTGAACTTCTCCCTAAAGTTAACTTTTCTGGTGTTGAGCCTTATAAATTCACACTTAAACAGTTACTCTACGATACCTATGAAACGAAAGAGTCAGTAATGAAAAAGTACAAGGTGGGGAAAACTGATAAACCGAAGTCACCAAAGTGA
- a CDS encoding phage tail protein, producing the protein MATKANNSKVTPSLNNNGKVAPSSNNGNITHELNYVTTNRFYVEIDNTIAASFTECSGLSVQIKKNVFNEGGVNDQQRIYLGHTEFADITLKRGVTDHPGFWNWMSTVFDEKKKTSRWNVNILIFNQAGETMMSWTLIGAIPIAWKTPALQADGNAVVIEELTLAYEGLQVARATGGGISVQRNQKTGYFVSS; encoded by the coding sequence ATGGCTACAAAAGCTAATAATAGCAAGGTTACTCCAAGCCTTAATAATAATGGCAAGGTTGCTCCAAGCTCTAATAATGGCAATATTACTCACGAACTAAATTATGTCACTACTAATCGTTTCTATGTAGAGATAGACAATACTATTGCTGCATCTTTTACTGAATGTTCAGGATTAAGTGTTCAAATTAAGAAAAATGTTTTTAATGAAGGTGGTGTCAACGACCAGCAAAGAATTTATTTAGGTCATACAGAATTTGCAGACATAACTCTTAAACGTGGAGTTACCGATCATCCAGGTTTTTGGAACTGGATGAGTACAGTTTTTGATGAAAAAAAGAAGACATCTCGATGGAATGTCAATATTTTGATTTTCAATCAAGCGGGTGAAACAATGATGAGTTGGACTTTGATTGGTGCTATTCCCATAGCCTGGAAAACACCTGCACTCCAAGCAGATGGAAACGCAGTTGTCATTGAAGAATTAACTTTAGCTTATGAAGGTTTACAAGTTGCAAGGGCTACAGGAGGAGGTATTTCTGTACAACGAAATCAAAAAACCGGATATTTCGTTTCTAGTTAA
- a CDS encoding eCIS core domain-containing protein — protein MREHISRQKKNTTGFSIPSLKHPIRGFGLESSAISRQAVPEIQPLTHDISRIPLRTQAKLSISQPGDIYEQEADSVAQQVMQRMAQPVNRQSIQREALPEDEEELQMKSLDNSTLQREALPEDEEELQMKSLDNSTLQRQEVPEDEEELQMKPMAQRQGEAVMAGAPDLEASINQARDGGQVMADNIREPMEQAFGADFSGVKVHTDGQSDQLNRSIQARAFTTGQDVFFRQGEYNPGSRGGQELLAHELTHVVQQSGGAVQRSPLPPQQFPQHPATEALLASVGDRVIQGKGEKRTEEPKIKDISPNKPRVKLLQQTINPTLNRQVDIVQRVMIGKTNITSDSEFVEISEALNWNKFQGIRIKLTSDQMQALVTELADREDCKEIVEELKETLQPEEDESESSDKDEYESEEESAENFKFQDFPSVKGNYKLIGVHETRSKNVNSLVANGISSDMMGSGHGLGKGTGFYILPVYNSNLKKSIEGLRWGTRFVAVYINQNCTLKRAEDGENMETLENKSGGNKYYYEFGKLEHVIPESLFGEVKLARLPNDI, from the coding sequence ATGAGAGAACACATCAGCCGGCAGAAAAAAAATACTACAGGCTTCTCAATCCCATCCCTGAAACACCCGATACGCGGCTTTGGTTTGGAGTCGTCGGCAATTTCACGCCAAGCGGTTCCTGAAATACAACCACTTACTCACGATATCAGTCGCATACCACTGCGTACCCAAGCAAAACTCTCAATTAGCCAGCCTGGAGACATTTACGAACAGGAAGCTGATAGCGTCGCACAGCAGGTAATGCAAAGAATGGCGCAACCTGTAAATCGCCAGTCTATCCAACGAGAAGCATTGCCAGAGGATGAGGAAGAATTACAAATGAAATCTCTGGACAATAGCACTTTGCAACGAGAAGCATTGCCAGAGGATGAGGAAGAGTTGCAAATGAAATCTCTGGACAATAGCACACTGCAACGGCAAGAAGTGCCAGAGGATGAGGAAGAATTACAGATGAAGCCGATGGCGCAGCGTCAGGGTGAGGCTGTGATGGCTGGTGCGCCAGACCTGGAAGCATCCATTAACCAAGCAAGGGATGGTGGACAAGTGATGGCAGACAATATCCGCGAACCGATGGAACAGGCGTTTGGCGCAGATTTCAGTGGGGTAAAGGTTCACACGGATGGTCAATCTGACCAGTTGAATCGGTCAATTCAGGCGCGTGCTTTCACGACGGGACAGGATGTGTTCTTTCGGCAAGGGGAATATAATCCTGGGAGTCGGGGCGGACAGGAGTTGTTGGCGCATGAGTTGACCCATGTTGTCCAGCAGAGTGGCGGTGCGGTACAGCGATCACCTTTACCACCGCAGCAGTTCCCGCAACACCCTGCCACGGAAGCACTATTGGCATCGGTGGGCGATCGCGTGATCCAAGGGAAAGGCGAAAAAAGAACAGAAGAACCGAAAATCAAAGATATCTCCCCGAATAAACCGAGAGTAAAGCTACTCCAACAAACTATTAATCCTACTTTAAACCGTCAAGTGGACATTGTTCAGCGGGTTATGATCGGGAAGACTAATATTACTTCCGATTCCGAGTTTGTAGAGATTAGTGAAGCCTTGAATTGGAATAAATTTCAAGGAATAAGGATCAAACTGACAAGTGACCAAATGCAAGCATTAGTAACAGAACTTGCAGATCGGGAAGATTGCAAGGAAATCGTTGAAGAGCTTAAAGAAACACTGCAACCTGAAGAAGACGAATCGGAATCTTCGGATAAAGATGAATACGAATCAGAAGAAGAAAGTGCAGAAAATTTTAAATTTCAAGATTTTCCCTCGGTCAAAGGAAATTATAAATTAATCGGAGTACACGAAACTAGGAGCAAGAATGTTAATTCACTTGTAGCCAATGGTATTTCCAGTGACATGATGGGTTCGGGTCATGGTCTTGGTAAGGGTACAGGATTCTATATTTTACCGGTGTACAACTCCAATTTGAAAAAATCTATCGAAGGACTTAGATGGGGCACACGTTTTGTTGCAGTATATATAAACCAAAACTGCACACTAAAGAGAGCAGAGGATGGAGAGAATATGGAGACTTTGGAGAATAAGTCTGGTGGAAACAAATATTATTACGAATTTGGAAAGCTGGAGCATGTTATCCCCGAATCGCTTTTTGGTGAGGTGAAACTAGCTCGGTTACCAAACGATATATAG
- a CDS encoding eCIS core domain-containing protein → MRERIGQPKKATTASFSIPALKQPIRGFGSESSGASSQAANEVRSRNLPLMHDISRMSLRPQTKLTVNQPGDIYEQEADRLAQQVMQTMDGSVGKQSVQREALPESEEELQMKSLADANISLQREASPESEEELQMKSLADTNISLQRQGGGVAATSDLETSIQQERGSGQPLSDNIRQPMEQAFGTDFSSVKIHTDSNSDQLNQSIQARAFTTGQDIFFRQGEYAPESHGGKELLAHELTHVVQQNGSALGRKLLPEQEIKKNKIQAKPLLNSPSGYQPVIQRNPFEKVKKFFSKYSGDRDNGGDEIEEIQVNGEDWKKYMELDILTMQPSDIITDRQFGHNLYINIRWYNKSQKRLRLLTPPPLEYFEEITKITTDNGGNRTTETESLDQYANRPNSNTFRSYALGTQGMIIDPGKSLTARFLDPPQITITQEYKSRTVKFKIGLRGSQQWLTGVQRLTCENNKIIEHEFIPTRLRAG, encoded by the coding sequence ATGAGAGAACGCATAGGCCAGCCCAAAAAAGCTACCACTGCTTCCTTCTCAATACCTGCACTCAAACAACCAATACGTGGTTTTGGTTCAGAGTCCTCTGGTGCTTCATCCCAAGCAGCAAATGAGGTGCGATCGCGAAATTTACCTTTAATGCACGACATCAGTCGAATGTCACTGCGTCCACAAACAAAACTCACGGTTAACCAGCCAGGAGATATTTACGAGCAGGAAGCTGATAGACTAGCACAGCAAGTGATGCAGACGATGGATGGGTCTGTAGGTAAACAGTCTGTGCAACGGGAAGCATTACCAGAGTCAGAAGAAGAATTACAAATGAAATCTCTGGCGGATGCCAATATTTCGCTGCAACGGGAAGCATCACCAGAGTCAGAAGAAGAATTACAAATGAAATCCCTGGCAGATACTAATATTTCACTACAACGTCAGGGTGGTGGGGTTGCAGCCACATCTGACTTGGAAACTTCAATCCAACAAGAACGGGGAAGTGGACAGCCACTCTCAGACAATATCCGCCAACCAATGGAGCAAGCTTTTGGGACTGACTTTAGCAGTGTCAAAATCCACACAGATAGCAACTCTGACCAACTCAACCAATCTATCCAAGCTCGTGCCTTCACTACAGGACAGGATATATTCTTCCGTCAAGGAGAATATGCTCCTGAGAGTCATGGAGGAAAGGAATTACTTGCCCATGAGTTAACTCACGTTGTCCAACAAAATGGTAGTGCGCTTGGGCGTAAATTGCTTCCTGAACAGGAGATTAAAAAAAACAAGATCCAAGCCAAACCCCTTCTTAACTCCCCTTCTGGGTATCAACCAGTAATCCAGCGTAACCCTTTTGAAAAGGTTAAAAAATTCTTTTCCAAATACAGTGGCGATAGAGATAACGGTGGCGATGAAATAGAAGAAATACAGGTGAACGGGGAGGACTGGAAAAAATATATGGAGTTAGATATCTTGACGATGCAGCCTAGCGATATCATAACGGACAGGCAATTTGGGCATAATTTATATATAAATATCAGATGGTACAACAAATCGCAGAAAAGATTGCGCCTTTTGACACCGCCACCACTGGAATATTTTGAGGAAATAACAAAGATTACGACAGACAACGGCGGCAATAGAACTACGGAAACAGAATCGCTGGATCAGTACGCAAACAGGCCAAATTCTAATACTTTCCGTAGCTACGCACTCGGTACTCAGGGCATGATTATAGATCCAGGTAAGTCGCTCACGGCAAGATTTCTTGATCCGCCGCAGATCACAATCACACAAGAGTATAAATCCCGTACTGTTAAGTTCAAAATCGGGTTACGGGGGTCGCAACAGTGGCTAACTGGTGTACAGCGACTAACGTGCGAGAATAACAAGATAATAGAGCATGAGTTTATCCCAACAAGACTCAGGGCTGGCTAA
- a CDS encoding LysR family transcriptional regulator, with translation MRLEQLQAFLAIAQTGSFQQAARTSGVTQSTISRQIQALEADLGIELFHRTSHAKLTLGGERLLPRVRKICQEWQTATEELADLIAGKQPELCIAVIHSLCGSYLPPVLQKFCHDYPDVQLRVTSLGSDRALKVLKDGLVDLAIVMNNRFLTTSREMVVEVLYDEPIEVLIAANHPLTQYEFVPWSELIRYPQVVFKDGYGMQRLIQDRFERMEATLQSVLEVNTLDAFRGVVRQGELIALLPQSALLEARLDPTLAIRSLASNNTSGLADGSSLTRRVVMVTTQDRLQIPPIKHFWQLVQENIPLQIDQQRSAS, from the coding sequence ATGCGCCTAGAGCAGTTGCAAGCCTTTCTAGCGATCGCCCAAACCGGCAGCTTTCAACAAGCAGCGCGAACATCTGGTGTTACCCAATCAACGATTAGTCGCCAAATCCAAGCATTAGAAGCAGATTTGGGGATAGAACTGTTTCACAGAACTAGTCATGCCAAGCTGACGCTAGGAGGTGAACGTTTGTTACCCCGCGTCCGCAAAATTTGCCAAGAGTGGCAGACTGCTACAGAAGAATTAGCCGATTTAATCGCCGGAAAGCAACCAGAACTTTGCATTGCCGTGATTCACTCCCTGTGTGGATCTTACTTACCACCAGTGTTGCAAAAATTTTGTCATGATTATCCAGATGTGCAATTGCGGGTGACTTCATTGGGAAGCGATCGCGCCCTGAAAGTCCTCAAAGATGGATTGGTGGATTTAGCAATTGTGATGAATAATCGCTTTTTAACCACCAGTAGAGAAATGGTGGTAGAAGTACTTTATGATGAGCCTATAGAAGTTTTAATCGCAGCCAATCATCCCCTAACCCAATATGAATTTGTCCCTTGGTCGGAGCTAATTCGTTATCCTCAAGTGGTTTTTAAAGATGGCTATGGGATGCAGCGCTTAATCCAAGATAGATTTGAGCGAATGGAGGCTACACTCCAGTCGGTTTTAGAGGTAAATACCCTAGATGCCTTCCGAGGAGTGGTGCGTCAAGGAGAACTGATAGCTTTGCTACCTCAATCAGCATTACTGGAAGCTCGTCTTGACCCTACCCTGGCGATTCGTTCCTTAGCCAGCAATAATACTAGCGGTTTAGCAGATGGTTCGAGTTTGACTCGTCGGGTAGTTATGGTAACAACTCAAGACCGTCTGCAAATTCCCCCCATCAAACACTTTTGGCAACTAGTGCAAGAAAATATCCCACTGCAAATTGACCAGCAGCGATCGGCTTCTTAA
- a CDS encoding WGxxGxxG-CTERM domain-containing protein yields MKPLNLSKAVLATVFAISFASVSLPPSVFAQSGGSGGGGSGSGGSSGSSGSGGSSGSTGSGTGSTGTGSGTGSGTGSTGTGSGTGSTGTGSGTGSTGTGTTGTGSTGTGSTGTGTTGTGTTGTGTTGTGTTGTGTTGTGTTGTGTTGTGTTGTGTTGTGTTGTGSTGTGSTGTGSTGTDSTGTGTTGGGGTTGTDSTGTGTTGGGGTTGTDSTGTGTTGGGGTTGTDSTGTGTTGTDSTGTGTDATGTNRNTGVTTSERTSDRGFDWGWLGLLGLAGLAGLRNREKVRAYRDPDEVTGSRSIK; encoded by the coding sequence ATGAAGCCTTTAAATTTATCTAAAGCTGTTTTAGCTACTGTCTTTGCCATCAGTTTCGCTTCTGTATCCTTACCTCCTTCAGTTTTTGCCCAAAGTGGAGGTTCCGGCGGTGGAGGCTCAGGCAGTGGAGGCTCTAGTGGTAGCTCTGGCAGTGGAGGCTCTAGTGGTAGCACTGGCTCAGGAACTGGAAGCACAGGAACTGGCTCAGGAACTGGCTCAGGAACTGGAAGCACAGGCACTGGCTCAGGAACTGGAAGCACAGGCACTGGCTCAGGAACTGGAAGCACAGGCACTGGAACTACAGGCACTGGAAGCACAGGCACTGGAAGCACAGGCACTGGAACTACAGGCACTGGAACTACAGGCACTGGAACCACAGGCACTGGAACTACAGGCACTGGAACCACAGGCACTGGAACTACAGGCACTGGAACCACAGGCACTGGAACTACAGGCACTGGAACCACAGGCACTGGAACTACAGGAACTGGAAGCACAGGCACTGGAAGCACAGGAACTGGAAGCACAGGCACTGATTCCACAGGTACTGGAACCACAGGCGGTGGTGGTACAACAGGCACTGATTCCACAGGTACTGGAACCACAGGCGGTGGTGGTACAACAGGCACTGATTCCACAGGTACTGGAACCACAGGCGGTGGTGGTACAACAGGCACTGATTCCACAGGTACTGGCACAACGGGTACTGATTCCACAGGCACAGGCACTGATGCCACAGGTACTAACAGGAATACAGGCGTCACCACTTCCGAAAGAACTAGCGATCGCGGTTTCGATTGGGGTTGGCTAGGTTTGCTTGGTCTAGCTGGTTTAGCAGGACTACGTAATCGCGAAAAAGTCCGGGCTTATCGCGATCCTGATGAAGTCACAGGTTCTCGCTCCATAAAATAA
- a CDS encoding HEAT repeat domain-containing protein, with product MVSNIKQLLVQAEAAYYAADWSSLIQYLQQLILGADSEHPEIVKNREYLLKLTLPMLEMGDFQQRWEITKVLTHLGNIAIPSLVEILEDEDAEDELRWYAARTLGEFQHPKAIASIVELLKNDRDEELKAIAATALGQMGTVAITSLTELLLDENTRLLAVRSLCCIRQPETITPLLSVVQDPQATIRAAAIEALSSFHDERIPPVLLKALDDTAATVRRVAVLGLGFRPDLHQALDLITRLQPKLYDFNLDVCCTAAVTLSRIGSDDAAKYLFDLLISPQTPITVQLETIRALSWVGTLSSLEYLQTALNQSTSETVWQEIVTVLGRVQKPQLTTPAAEILLQILRFQHPATEIVSIKSAIALSLGQLGKMQAIEPLISLLGDSNASVRLHAIAALKNLDGEATHQQLQQLANNHAITPDLKQGIAIALAEW from the coding sequence ATTGTGAGTAACATCAAACAGCTTTTGGTGCAAGCCGAGGCCGCATATTATGCAGCTGATTGGTCATCACTAATTCAATATTTGCAACAATTAATTTTAGGGGCAGACTCGGAACATCCAGAGATAGTTAAAAATCGAGAATATCTGTTAAAATTAACACTTCCCATGTTAGAAATGGGGGATTTTCAACAACGCTGGGAAATTACCAAAGTGTTGACTCACTTGGGAAATATTGCCATCCCATCTCTGGTAGAGATATTAGAAGATGAAGACGCAGAAGACGAATTGCGCTGGTATGCAGCCAGGACTTTGGGCGAATTTCAACACCCAAAAGCTATTGCGTCAATAGTTGAATTGTTGAAAAATGATCGAGATGAAGAACTTAAAGCGATCGCAGCTACAGCACTGGGACAAATGGGTACTGTTGCTATTACTTCACTAACTGAACTTCTATTAGATGAAAATACACGATTGTTAGCAGTGCGATCGCTTTGTTGTATTCGGCAACCAGAAACCATCACACCGCTGTTGAGTGTAGTGCAAGATCCGCAAGCAACAATCCGCGCCGCTGCAATTGAAGCCCTCAGCAGTTTTCATGACGAACGCATACCACCAGTATTGTTAAAAGCTTTGGATGATACAGCCGCCACAGTCAGGCGTGTAGCAGTGCTTGGTTTAGGTTTTCGTCCCGACTTACACCAAGCATTAGATTTAATAACGAGACTGCAACCTAAACTTTACGACTTTAACCTTGATGTTTGTTGTACAGCCGCAGTTACCCTTTCTCGGATTGGTAGTGATGACGCTGCCAAATACTTATTTGATTTGCTGATTTCACCCCAGACACCGATAACGGTGCAATTAGAAACCATCCGCGCTTTAAGTTGGGTAGGGACGTTATCGAGTTTGGAATATTTGCAAACAGCACTGAATCAAAGTACATCAGAAACAGTCTGGCAAGAAATTGTCACCGTTTTAGGACGAGTGCAAAAACCGCAGTTAACTACACCAGCCGCAGAAATCTTACTGCAAATACTGCGATTCCAGCATCCAGCCACAGAGATTGTCAGCATCAAAAGTGCGATCGCCTTGTCTTTAGGACAGTTAGGCAAAATGCAGGCAATTGAACCATTGATTTCGCTGTTAGGCGATTCTAACGCATCGGTGAGACTACATGCGATCGCTGCACTGAAAAATCTGGATGGGGAAGCCACACATCAACAATTGCAGCAGTTAGCAAATAATCATGCAATCACACCAGATTTAAAACAAGGAATAGCGATCGCTTTAGCCGAATGGTAA
- a CDS encoding QcrA and Rieske domain-containing protein: MKRRDFINWVGLGLIASSLPVAIAACSSQTTPASKDWQTVGTSADLDKTGQLLAKNSPAGPVLVIGTSKAGNLTAVDPTCTHAGCTVAWKADAKKFACPCHGSEYGADGKVQKGPATEALKTYAAKIEGNSVVVKPG, encoded by the coding sequence ATGAAACGTCGTGATTTTATTAATTGGGTAGGTTTGGGTTTGATTGCGAGTTCTCTACCTGTAGCGATCGCAGCTTGTTCTTCTCAAACAACTCCAGCATCTAAAGATTGGCAAACAGTAGGTACATCAGCAGATTTAGATAAAACAGGTCAATTGCTGGCAAAAAACTCACCTGCTGGGCCTGTGCTGGTAATCGGCACATCTAAAGCCGGAAATCTAACTGCTGTTGACCCTACCTGTACTCATGCAGGTTGCACTGTAGCATGGAAAGCTGATGCGAAAAAATTCGCTTGTCCCTGTCATGGTTCGGAATATGGAGCCGATGGTAAAGTGCAAAAAGGCCCAGCGACAGAAGCGCTTAAAACTTATGCCGCCAAGATTGAGGGTAATTCGGTTGTAGTCAAGCCAGGTTAG
- a CDS encoding ferredoxin--nitrite reductase: MTDTANTPSLNKFEKLKAEKDGLAIKSEIEKFAALGWEAMNETDRDHRLKWVGVFFRPVTPGKFMMRLRMPNGILSSSQMRVLAQVVQRYGDDGCADITTRQNIQLRGIRIEDLPDIFNRFDAVGLTSVQSGMDNVRNITGDPVAGLDADELYDTRELVQQIQDMLTNKGEGNPEFSNLPRKFNIAIAGGRDNSVHAEINDLAFIPAFQEGTGQEFSQSPIFGFNVLVGGFFSAKRCEAAIPLNAWVAPEDVVALCRAVLEVFRDCGLRANRQKSRLMWLIDEWGLEKFRAEVENRLGKSLISAAAKDEIDWEKRDHIGVYKQKQAGLNYAGLNIPVGRLDAEDMFEIARIAEVYGTGEIRFTVEQNIVIPNIADSRLATFLTESLLERFSIDPGLLTRSLVSCTGAQFCNFALIETKNRALAMIKALEEELTFTKPVRIHWTGCPNSCGQPQVADIGLMGTKTRKNGKTLEGVDIYMGGKVGKDAHLGTCVMKGIPCEDLQPVLQDLLIKNFGAKPKQEALVVSNC, translated from the coding sequence ATGACAGACACAGCAAATACCCCTAGCCTCAATAAGTTCGAGAAATTAAAAGCAGAAAAAGATGGACTCGCCATCAAAAGTGAGATAGAGAAATTTGCCGCTCTGGGTTGGGAGGCAATGAACGAAACAGATCGCGATCATCGACTCAAATGGGTAGGCGTGTTTTTTCGCCCAGTTACCCCAGGTAAGTTTATGATGCGGTTGCGGATGCCTAACGGTATTCTCAGCAGCAGTCAGATGCGTGTTTTAGCCCAAGTGGTGCAGCGTTACGGTGATGATGGTTGCGCTGATATTACTACCAGACAGAATATTCAATTACGGGGGATCAGAATTGAAGATTTACCAGATATCTTTAATAGATTTGACGCAGTTGGTTTAACCAGCGTTCAGTCGGGGATGGATAACGTCCGCAATATCACAGGCGATCCTGTGGCGGGGTTGGATGCAGATGAGTTGTACGACACACGAGAGTTGGTACAGCAAATTCAAGATATGCTCACCAACAAAGGCGAAGGGAACCCAGAGTTTAGCAACTTACCACGAAAGTTTAATATTGCGATCGCAGGTGGACGAGACAATTCAGTTCATGCTGAAATTAATGATTTGGCTTTTATTCCCGCATTTCAGGAGGGGACAGGGCAAGAATTTTCCCAATCACCAATATTCGGGTTTAACGTTTTAGTCGGTGGCTTTTTCTCCGCTAAACGTTGTGAGGCGGCGATTCCTCTGAATGCTTGGGTGGCTCCAGAAGATGTAGTAGCTTTATGTAGAGCGGTTTTGGAAGTATTTCGCGATTGTGGCTTACGCGCTAATCGACAAAAATCGCGCTTGATGTGGCTAATCGATGAATGGGGTTTAGAAAAGTTTCGAGCAGAAGTAGAAAACCGTTTGGGTAAATCATTAATATCCGCAGCAGCAAAAGACGAAATCGACTGGGAAAAACGCGACCACATTGGGGTATATAAACAAAAACAAGCAGGATTAAATTACGCAGGTTTAAACATTCCTGTCGGTCGGTTGGATGCCGAAGATATGTTTGAAATCGCTCGTATAGCAGAAGTTTACGGCACTGGCGAAATTCGTTTCACAGTTGAGCAAAACATTGTTATACCCAATATTGCTGACTCACGTTTAGCAACATTTTTAACAGAGTCTTTGCTGGAAAGGTTTTCTATTGATCCAGGTTTGCTGACACGATCGCTAGTATCTTGCACAGGCGCACAATTTTGCAACTTTGCCCTCATCGAAACCAAAAACCGCGCCCTGGCAATGATAAAAGCCTTAGAAGAAGAGTTAACCTTCACCAAACCAGTGCGAATTCATTGGACAGGTTGTCCCAACTCCTGCGGACAACCCCAAGTTGCAGACATCGGCTTGATGGGAACTAAAACTCGCAAAAATGGCAAAACCTTGGAAGGCGTTGACATATATATGGGTGGGAAAGTTGGCAAAGATGCCCATTTGGGAACTTGTGTTATGAAAGGCATACCATGCGAGGACTTGCAGCCAGTATTGCAAGATTTACTAATCAAAAACTTTGGGGCAAAACCCAAACAAGAAGCCTTAGTAGTTAGTAACTGTTAG
- a CDS encoding NarK family nitrate/nitrite MFS transporter: MLKNLFSFSDRYRILHQTWFAFFLTFVCWFNFAPFATTIGRELHLAPEQIKTLGICNLALTIPARLIIGMLLDRFGPRITYSILLMFTVIPCLATALAQDFNQLVISRLLMGIVGSGFVVGIRMVAEWFQPKEIGIAQGIYGGWGNFGAFGAEFALPILAVSTSFFAGGASNWRFAIALTGIIAAIYGVIYYNSVQDTPTGKVYKKPQKNGSLEVTSIKSFWAMIVSNLGLIFALGLLAWRLEQKNIHFLTLSQMYLTWLLLAGLFAYQSYKAWEVNRELLIGNKTYAPSERFQFGQVALLEFTYITSFGSELAVVSMLPAFFEKTFALEHIAAGMIAATYPFLNLISRPSGGLISDKFNSRKWTMTIISTGIGVSYLMARFISSSWPIPVAIAVTMFAAYFAQAGCGATYSIVPLIKKEATGQIAGNVGAYGNFGGVVYLTIFSLTDAPTLFSTMGLAALVCAFMCAFFLKEPKGSFAAAYEGELPETTTKNPTFLAEE, from the coding sequence ATGCTTAAAAACTTATTTTCATTTAGCGATCGCTACCGCATCTTACATCAGACTTGGTTTGCTTTCTTTCTCACCTTTGTTTGTTGGTTTAACTTTGCTCCCTTCGCTACGACCATTGGCAGAGAACTACATCTAGCACCAGAACAAATCAAAACTTTAGGCATCTGTAACCTCGCCCTCACAATTCCTGCACGACTAATTATTGGGATGCTTCTGGATCGTTTTGGCCCCAGAATCACCTACTCAATCCTGCTGATGTTTACGGTTATTCCTTGTTTAGCAACGGCGCTAGCGCAAGATTTTAATCAACTAGTCATCAGTCGTTTGCTAATGGGAATTGTCGGGTCTGGGTTTGTTGTGGGTATCCGCATGGTGGCGGAATGGTTCCAGCCGAAGGAAATAGGAATTGCCCAAGGTATTTATGGCGGTTGGGGCAACTTTGGAGCTTTTGGTGCAGAGTTTGCTTTACCGATACTTGCAGTTTCTACCAGCTTTTTCGCTGGTGGTGCTTCTAACTGGCGATTTGCGATCGCACTTACAGGGATTATTGCAGCCATCTACGGCGTAATTTATTACAACAGTGTCCAAGATACACCCACAGGAAAAGTCTACAAAAAACCTCAGAAAAATGGTTCTCTAGAAGTAACCAGCATTAAAAGCTTCTGGGCGATGATTGTCTCGAATTTGGGTTTGATTTTTGCCTTGGGTTTACTAGCTTGGCGCTTGGAACAAAAGAATATTCACTTCCTAACTTTGAGCCAAATGTATCTGACTTGGTTACTATTAGCAGGATTATTTGCTTATCAAAGTTACAAAGCTTGGGAAGTAAACCGAGAACTTCTAATTGGCAACAAAACTTACGCTCCATCTGAACGCTTTCAATTTGGTCAAGTAGCTTTACTGGAATTTACTTACATAACAAGCTTTGGCAGTGAATTAGCAGTTGTTTCCATGCTCCCAGCATTTTTTGAAAAAACCTTTGCTTTAGAGCATATTGCCGCTGGGATGATTGCCGCTACCTATCCGTTCTTAAATTTAATTTCTCGTCCTAGTGGTGGCTTAATTTCTGATAAATTTAACTCCCGTAAGTGGACAATGACAATTATCAGTACTGGCATTGGTGTTAGTTATTTGATGGCACGTTTTATTAGTAGTAGCTGGCCGATTCCGGTAGCGATCGCAGTGACAATGTTTGCCGCCTACTTTGCCCAAGCTGGCTGCGGTGCAACTTACAGCATCGTCCCCCTAATTAAGAAAGAAGCCACTGGACAAATTGCCGGGAATGTGGGAGCTTACGGTAATTTTGGTGGCGTAGTTTACCTGACAATTTTCAGCTTAACCGATGCTCCAACACTGTTTTCTACAATGGGTTTAGCCGCTTTAGTATGTGCTTTTATGTGTGCCTTCTTCCTCAAAGAACCAAAAGGCTCTTTTGCCGCTGCTTATGAAGGTGAATTACCAGAAACCACAACTAAAAATCCTACCTTTTTAGCGGAAGAATAA